A genomic region of Ictidomys tridecemlineatus isolate mIctTri1 chromosome 10, mIctTri1.hap1, whole genome shotgun sequence contains the following coding sequences:
- the LOC120887283 gene encoding uncharacterized protein LOC120887283, whose product MSQIRKVTCRLETVTATFQSGTNPGDSAFVCRAGTGVGPLTLSGRRGSQGEREPRTGHLPASGAPGAAQPASDSLVCRAKEVTMNQAATRAPLSRVASASLAPLGQGRRPHPPRASLDPRAGPTYLGAHKDARLPLWLAEGDRGSAQRLGCSVAARGGARAAPTAAPTADPTASQLARPAPGGSRTLRPRASELSGGAGWGRGETIESPPGPAQERPGHTRHAPRPRPHSWPEWSAWTPRGVRRVSDPMPRGNSVTLVWLVWRTRERSEAMFEEKDHAPPDERKLVPYSKLLPWPTQRF is encoded by the exons ATGAGTCAAATCAGAAAAGTTACTTGCAGACTAGAAACTGTCACCGCTACGTTTCAATCAGGGACAAACCCTGGCGACTCCGCCTTTGTCTGCCGGGCTGGGACTGGAGTCGGGCCGCTGACCCTGTCGGGCCGCCGGGGCAGCCAGGGCGAGCGGGAGCCAAGGACCGGGCATCTGCCCGCGAGCGGCGCGCCCGGAGCAGCGCAGCCCGCTTCAGACAGTCTAGTCTGCAGGGCCAAGGAGGTAACAATGAACCAAGCAGCCACTCGAGCTCCCCTTTCTCGCGTCGCCTCCGCCTCCCTAGCGCCCCTGGGCCAGGGCCGCCGCCCGCACCCACCGCGTGCCAGCCTCGACCCCCG TGCCGGGCCAACCTACCTCGGCGCGCACAAAGACGCGCGGCTCCCTCTCTGGCTCGCTGAGGGCGACCGCGGCAGCGCCCAGAGGCTTGGCTGCTCTGTGGCGGCCCGAGGTGGCGCGAGGGCGGCTCCGACGGCGGCTCCAACCGCGGATCCGACAGCCAGCCAGCTAGCGCGTCCGGCTCCGGGCGGCTCTCGCACCCTGCGGCCCCGCGCGTCCGAATTAAGTGGCGGGGCGGGCTGGGGGCGGGGCGAGACCATTGAGTCACCGCCAGGCCCCGCCCAAGAACGCCCTGGCCACACCCGCCACGCGCCCCGGCCACGCCCCCACTCCTGGCCCGAGTGGTCTGCGTGGACCCCAAGAGGAGTGCGACGGGTCTCAGATCCCATGCCGCGGGGAAATTCTGTTACTTTAGTTTGGTTGGTTTGGAGGACTCGCGAAAGAAGTGAGGCAATGTTTGAAGAAAAAGATCACGCGCCGCCAGATGAGAGAAAATTG gtCCCCTACAGCAAGTTGCTTCCCTGGCCAACCCAAAGGTTCTAA